GGCCTCGTGAACTTCTTCTTCCTGGCCGGCGTTCTGTTCAAGTTCGTGGCCTCCATGGTCGGAGCCCGCTACGAACGGGAAACCACGATCCTGGACGAAGAAGTCGCAGCCATGAAGGACGAAGAGCTGCCGCGCTACACGATCCTGATCCCGGTGTATCGGGAGGCCAGCGTGATCGGCCCTCTGCTCGCCAACATGAGGCGCCTCGACTACCCACCGGAGAAGCTAGAGATCCTGTTGCTGATTGAGGAGGACGACCGGGAGACCCTGGAAGCCGCCAAGGCGGCGCGGCCTCCCGGAAATGTATGTTTCATTCTCATCCCCGATCAGATCCCCAAAACCAAGCCCAAAGCATGTAACGTGGGTCTCTTCTTCGCCTCGGGGGATTACCTGGTCATCTATGATGCGGAAGATCGCCCGGATCCGGATCAGCTCAAGAAAGCTGTCCTGGCTTTCCGGAAGGGGGGGCCACGCCTGGTTTGTGTCCAGGCCGCACTGAACTATTTCAACGCGCGGGAGAATTTCCTCACCCGCATGTTCACCCTGGAATACTCCTACTGGTTCGATTACATGCTCCCGGGCCTGTATCGACTGGGCATGCCGATCCCCCTGGGGGGGACGAGCAATCACTTCCCCACCGAGCGCCTGCGGGAGCTGGGCGGATGGGATCCTTTCAACGTCACGGAAGATGCGGATCTGGGCATCCGGGCCGCTGTGGAAGGATTCGAGGTGGGGGTGATCCCCAGCACAACCTACGAGGAGGCCAACACGCGGGTTGGAAACTGGATCCGCCAGCGTTCCCGCTGGATCAAGGGATACATGCAGACCGCCATGGTTCATATGCGTCATCCCTGGCGGCTGGTCCGGCGGATTGGTCTGCGCCGGACCCTGGGTTTTTTCCTGTTGGTAGCGGGGACGCCCCTCACCTTTTTATCCGCCCCATGGATGTGGCTGATGTTCGTATGGTGGGCGATCACCCGCACTCACGCGCTGGATCCCTTCTTCCCCCCGCCTGTTCTCTATATCAGCCTCTTCAATCTGCTGATCGGGAATGCGATTGGGATTTACCTGAACATGCTGGCCGGGTTCAGGCGAGGATACTACGATCTGATCCCGTGGGCGCTGCTGAACCCCATCTACTGGGTGCTCCACAGCATCGCCGCCTACAAGGCCCTCTGGCAGCTGTTCACCCGGCCGTTTTACTGGGAGAAGACCACCCACGGCCTCAGCCGCTGGCTGGGGAACGCGCAGGAGAATCCTGGGGCAGGATAGACCTCCTTCGATCTCTCTCCCGGAGCTGTGGACGTCCACAGATGCCTCCCACAGCGTCCACAATCCCCGGGGAAGAGATCAATGGTGAGCTTTCCGAGAGCCGTGGCATCCGGCAGGAGACCGAACATGATCCTTTCCCCCTGGAAGCGAGCCGCTGCCCTCCGCCGCATCGTCTGGGAAGGGATCACCATCAGCGGACTGAGCATGCCTTTTCTTATTCTCGGGGCGGCTTCGCTGCCGGGGGGATTCCTGAGCCATGAGCACGCCCATCTGATCGAGAAAGCGCTCTTGGTGCGGGATCGCGGCCGGCTGGAGTGGATCGGCTTCGCGTATCCCCCCCTCCCGGTCCTGATGCTGCTTCCATGGCCCACCCCTCTGGCCGCTGTGCTCCAGGCCAGTCTGAGTGGGGGATTGCTGGCCTGGAGCATCGGGCGTCGCCTGCAGGTTCTATCCTTCCCACCCTGGATCCGTGCCGGGCTGCTCCTCAGCTTTGTGGGGATGCCCACGATCCTCTTCCTGGCCACCCAGCGCTTCGGAACGACGCTGGCCCTTGTCCTCTTCCTGTGGGCCTGGCAAGCTTACCTGGCGTTTACCCGTCAGGGGCGAACGGATGCGGGCTTCCTCGCCGGCCTGATCATCGGCTTCGCCTTCTACGCCAGCTTCTACGCGCCAGTGTTCGCCCTCGCCTTCACCCTTGCTGCACCCCTCTTCGCCCGCACCCGTGATCCCTACCATACCCTGGCCATCCTGATCGTCCTTGTGTTCCCCACGGTGATGACCGCCGGCGCATGGATCTATCTCTCCTGGCTCTTCACAAATCAGCCCCTGGCCTTCCTTTACGATCCGGGCTCCAGCCTGCTGATCGCTTTCCGGCCAGACGAGGCCTTCATCGCCCCGGGGGCAATCGCTCGAGAGCTCGCTCAAAGGCTGCTGAACGTTCCACTATATATCGGCGTCGGCGTTCTCATCGCGTGCCTGCAGCCCCGACGGCTCCCAGCCTACCTGATCCCCCCTCTCATGATGGTGGGCGTGTGGTCCCTGGGCGGGGTCTTCCCCCGAGAGCTGAGCGTGACCATGGGAGCGCTCTTCGCGCTCTCCGGGATCCCCGCACGGACCCCGCCCCGATGGGGGATCCTGCTCATGGCGCTGGCCCTCCTTCAGCTCGGAACCGATGGGCTCTTCGGCCATTATGGCGAGCGGGCGCGCTGGTGGACTGCGCTGTGGGAAGGGAAACCTTCAGCGGCGGACGCCGTCGAAGAGGAAATCGCCGGACGCCTGGCCCACATGCCCTGCGGAAGCGTCCTGGCGGATGATCGTCAGGCCTATCGCCTCATCGCCCGCGCCGGGACGGCATGCCCCTTCGTGTTGCCTCCAGACCCCATCTTCCAGCCGGCGGTCAGCCGCCCGCAGCGCTTTGTGCGCTGGCTGCTGGTTGCCGAATCCCCCCAGGGGCCCCTTGGCCCCCTCGAGGCTCGTTATCGCCTGCAAGCGCCGCCCGGCTTCGTCCCGGAAGCTTCCTGGCCCGGATGGCGTCTCTATCGAAGGCGAGAGCCATGAGCCGGCTTCCCCGCAGGGCCCCTGTCCAGCCCATCCACTCCATCCAGGGCGAACCGCATCGATCCGGGTCGTTTCCCCTCACCGGAGCATGGGCATCTTGATCCCGTGCCGGCGGGCGACTTCGATCGCTTTCTCGTAGCCGGCGTCGGCATGGCGCACCACGCCCAGGCCCGGATCCGTCCGCAGCACCCGCTCCAGGCGCCACTCGGCTTCCTTCGTGCCATCGGCCACCACCACCATCCCGGCGTGCTGGCTGTAGCCGACGCCGACGCCGCCGCCGTGGTGGAAGGCCACCCACGTCGCCCCGGCCACCGCGTTGAGCAGAGCGTTGAGGATCGGCCAGTCGCTGATGGCATCGGAGCCGTCCTTCATGCCCTCGGTCTCCCGGTTCGGGCTGGCCACCGAGCCCGCGTCCAGATGATCCCGCCCGATCACGATGGGCGCGCTCAGCTCGCCCCGACGGACCAGCTCGTTGAAATACAGCCCGGCCCGATCCCGCTCCCCATAGCCCAGCCAGCAGATCCGGGCGGGCAACCCCTGGAACCGCACCCGCTTCTGGGCCATGGTGATCCAGCGGCGAAGGCTCTCGTCCTCGGGGAACAGCTCCAGGATCGCCTGGTCCGTGCGGTCGATGTCCTCCGCCTCCCCCGAGAGGGCGACCCAGCGGAAGGGGCCCTTCCCCTCGCAGAACAGCGGCCGGATGTAAGCCTGCACGAAGCCCGGATAGGCGAAGGCCTCTTTCACGCCCATCTCATAGGCCTGCTGGCGCAGATTGTTCCCGTAATCGAAGACCACTGCCCCCGCCCGATGGAAGGCCAGCATGGCCTCTACATGGATCGCCATGCTCTCCTTCGCCCGCCGGATGTAAGTCTGGGGATCCTTCGCCCGGAGCTCCTCCGCCTCGAAGACCGATAGGCCTTTGGGGATATACATCAGGGGATCGTGAGCGGGGGTCTGATCGGTGACCACATCCGGGAGGATGCCGCGGCGGGCCAGCTCCGGGAAGACTTCGGCCGCATTGCCCAGCAGCCCGATGGAGCGGGCCTGCCCGGCCTTGCGGTATTCCTCCACCCGGCGCAGCGCTTCGTCCAGATCCTCCACGATCTCATCGAGGAACCCGTGCTCCAGGCGGCGCCGCGCCCGGCGCGGGTCGACCTCCACGATCAGGCCCACCCCCTCGTTCATGGTGATCGCCAGGGGCTGTGCGCCGCCCATCTCCCCCAGCCCCGCCGTCAGCACCCACTTCCCCCTCAGACTGCCCCCGAAATGGGTCCGGGCGCAGGCGGCCAGCGTCTCATAGGTCCCCTGAAGGATCCCCTGGGTGCCGATGTAGATCCAGGCGCCAGCCGTCATCTGGCCGAACATGATCAGGCCCTTGCGCTCCAGCTCATCGAAGACCTCCCAGGTAGCCCAGTGGGGAACCAGGTTGCTGTTGGCGATCAGGACGCGAGGGGCGAGCTCATGGGTGCGGAAGATCGCCACAGGCTTGCCGGACTGCACCAGGAGGGTTTCATCGGGCTCCAGGTTGCGGAGGGACTCGAGGATGGCGTAGAAGGATTCCCAGTTGCGGGCCGCCTTGCCGCGGCCACCGTAAACAATCAGGTTCGTCGGATCAGCCGCCACATCGGGATCCAGGTTGTTCTGAATCATGCGATAGGCGGCTTCGATCTGCCAGTTCCGACACATCAACGTCTTCCCCCGGGGCGCACGGATCACCGGGGCCGTTCCGCCTGAGCTCATGGAAACCTCCCTTCCGGATGCTCCCCTTCACCTTTAGCCGATGTCCAGCCCCCAGGCAAATCCGGACCGGATCCGATCCCCCTGGACCACCCGGCGGATCTCCTTCGGGGAGCCTTTCAGAGCCGGTCCGGCCACTGGAGGCGATCCACCCGGCTCCCCATTGTTCGCCCCCTTTCCCATCGCTCCCCAGGCCCCGAGCAAAGCCCCTGGGGCCCCAATGAGGTTTGCGTCCAGACAAACAGAAAGCTGCGCGTGCCTTCACGCGCAGCTTTCCGCCTGGCGAATTATTCCAGGGAAACCCATTAGGGTCCGCAGGCCCGACCCTTGCCCCGCCCGGATCCAGGTAGGGGAAGGCGCTCACTTCACCATATGTTTCTCGATGTAGGCGACCGCCTCGCCCACCGTGGTGATCTTCTGAGCGTCCTCATCGGAGATCTCGCCTCCGAACCGCTCCTCCAGGGCCATGATCAGCTCCACCAGATCCAGGGAATCGGCCTCCAGATCCTCCCGGAAACGGGCTTCCGGCGTCACTTTCTCCGGCGGCACGCCCAGCACCTCCACAATGACCTCCCGCACCTGTTCAAAGACCGTGCTCATGGAAAACCTCCCGGCCAGAGTTTGGTTAGCATTCTACTTGACCCGCAGGGAACGTCAAGGAAGCTCCCGGAAGGCGTCCAGCGATAGCGGACGGCCAGGGCTTCTCTCCCCTGTCCGCGCGCCCACGCTGTGAAGCCGCACGGGAAGGGAGAAGATCCCATCCCGCTGATCGGAGGAGCCCCCTCACCGCCCGCCCGGCACCCTTTGCCAGAGAGCCCCTTCGCCTTATAAACTGGACGCTGGACCCAGAAGGGGCCACGCCCACTGGGGAGCTTGCCTTCCGGATCCGAACCCGCAACACAGATCCTATAAAAGAAACACCAGGCGGAAAACCATGTTACGGCACGAGGTTTGAGCCAGTGTCCGGGATCCCACAGCGAAAAGCCGATCATATCCGCATCAACCTGGAAGAGGACGTCAGCTTCGGACAGCTGACCACGGGCTTTGAACGGGTGCGCTTCATCCATCGGGCCCTGCCCGAGCTGGACCTGCGGGAGGTGGATGTTTCCACCGTTTTTTTCGGGAAGCCCCTGAACGCCCCGTTGCTGATCTCCTCCATGACCGGCGGCACGGAGGAGGCCGCCCGGATCAACCGGAACCTGGCCGAGGCCGCTCAGGCCTGCGGCATCGCCATGGGGCTGGGATCCATGCGCGCTGTCCTGGAACATCCCGAGCTGCTGCCTACTTTCCAGGTTCGTCGCTATGCCCCACATATCCTTCTCTTCGCCAACCTGGGGGCGGTGCAGCTGAACTATGGCTATACGGTGGATCACTGCCGGCGGGCGGTCGAGCTGGTGGAGGCCGATGCGCTCATTCTTCATCTGAACCCTCTGCAGGAAGCCCTCCAGCCGGAGGGAGATACCAACTTCGCCGGATTGCTGCGGAAAATCGAAGCCGTGTGCAGGGCCCTCCCGGTCCCGGTGGTGGTGAAGGAGGTGGGCTGGGGGATCTCGGAGGAGATCGCCCGGCTCCTCGCGGAAGCCGGGGTGGCGGCCATCGACGTGGCCGGGGCAGGGGGGACCTCGTGGAGCCAGGTGGAGATGCATCGGGCCCCCGATGAGGTGCACCGCCAGGTGGCGGCGGCCTTCCGGGAATGGGGGATCCCCACGGTGGAGGCCATCCGGATGGCCCGACGGGGCGCGCCCCATCTGCCGATCATCGCCAGCGGGGGGATCCGGGATGGGGTGGAGGTGGCCAAGGCCCTGGCCCTGGGGGCTTCCCTCGCCGGGATGGCCGGGCCGTTCCTGCGAGCGGCCGTGGTCTCCGTGGAGGCGGTGGTGGAAACCATCGAGATCCTCATCCGCCAGCTGCGGATCGCCATGTTCTGCGTGGGCGCCCGGAATCTGGAAGCCCTTCGCTCGGTCCCGCTGATGGAGGTCTGATGAACGCATGGGGGCAACAGGGGTCGAAGGAATTCGACCTTTAGAGGCCTTCGGCCGGTGGCCGGCCCCGCCGGCCAAAAGGCTTCTTGCGTCGGCGCCGGCCGACGCCCGGCGCGAAGCGCCCAACGAGGCCGATTTCCATCGGCGCACCCGCCGACGCGGGGCGCGGAATTGCCCGCCGTGACGGGCAGGAGCCGCCGGAGCGGCGATAAAAGGGCAGCGGCCGGTCGCGGCCCGTTCATTGGGGAGGATATAAGAGGCCGGCCTCCCTATCCTCACAAACAGAACAATTTTTGAGGCGACCGCATGGGCGCATGGGAAGCGTTTTTCAGTGAGTGGATGCCCCTTCTGGAGGGGGAGATGCGAGCCGCCGTGGGGGAGCCCGCTCATCCCTCCGAGCGGCTGTTTTACGGGATGCTCGCCTATCACCTCGGATGGGTGGATGCCCAGCTCCAGCCAGCACGGCAGGATGGCGGGAAGCGGGTTCGCCCCATGCTCTGCCTGCTGGCCTGCGCGGCCTGCGGCGGCGATCCCGCCCGGGCATTACCGGCGGCCGCGGCCATCGAGCTCCTCCACAACTTCTCCCTGATCCACGATGATATCCAGGATCGCAGCGAAACCCGTCGGGGCCGCCCCACCGTGTGGGCGCTCTGGGGGATCGCCCAGGCGATCAACGCCGGCGACGCCCTGTTCACCATCGCCCATCGGGCCCTCTGGCGGCTCCGGGAGCGGGGCGTGCCCGCGGAACGGATCCTGGAGGTGGCCGAGCGCTTTGATGCGGCCTGCCTGATGCTGACCCGTGGGCAGCATTTCGATTTATTGTTTGAAGGGATGCCCTATGTATCCGTCGAGGCCTACCTGGAGATGATCCGGGGGAAGACCGCCGCGCTGTTGCGGGCAGCCACCGGGATCGGGGCGCGCCTCGCCGATCGCCCCGCCGAGGACCTGGAGGCCTTCGGGGAAGCCTTGGGAATGGCCTTTCAGATCCAGGACGACCTCCTGGGGATCTGGGGGGATCCCGCAGTGACGGGCAAGCCGGCCGCCGATGATCTGCGGACGCGGAAGAAGACCCTTCCCGTGATCCTGGCGATGGGGCGGATCCCGGAGTTCGCGGAACGTTACCGTGATCCCCAAACTCCTCTGGAGGTCCTGCTTCAGGATCTGGAGCGCAGTGGGGCCCGCGCGGAAGCGGAGACCATGGCCGCCGGTTTCACCCAGCAGGCGATGGCCGCCCTGGAGCGCGCGGGGCTCCGACATCCCTATGGGGAGGCCCTGCGGGACCTCGCCTGGTCCCTGCTTTCCCGGACCCGATAGTGCGCTTCCGCTCACAGTGGAATCCGAACCGGATCTCTCTCCACGGCCCTGCGCAACATGATCGGCCGTTCACTGACTTCGGAGGGCAGTCCATTTCTCTCACCTGCGGTGAAAGAATCTGTGGACTTGAAAGCCCGGCTGAAAGCCTATGCGCAAACCCTCGGGTTTGACCTCGTGGGGGTGGCCCGGGCCGGGCCCACCCCTTCGGCGGACCGGTATGAAGAGTGGGTCCGGGCCGGCCGCGCGGCGACCATGGCTTACCTCACCCGCCCCGATGCGGTGGAGAAGCGCCGGGATCTGCGGAATCTCTGGCCGGAGGCCCGCTCGGTCATCGTCGTGGCCATGAACTACTACGCGGGGGAACATCCCCCACCGGAGGATCCGCCGAGCGGCCGCGTAGCCCGTTACGCCTGGGGGGACGATTACCACGAGGTTCTCGCGGAGCGCCTTCGCGCGCTTCTGGCGTTCCTGAACCGGGAAGCCGGTCGGCCCGTCCAGGGGAAGATTTACGTCGATGCCGGGCCCGTGCTGGAGCGCGCCTGGGCCGTGCAGGCCGGACTGGGATGGATCGGAAAGAACAGCATGCTGATCCATCCCCGCCTCGGATCCTATTTGGTCCTGGGGGTTCTCCTGGTCGACCTGGATCTGGAACCTGATCCGCCCTTCCTCTTCGATCACTGCGGGACATGCACTCGCTGCATCGACGCGTGCCCCACCGGATGTATCCGACCGGATCGCACGCTGGAGGCGGCGCGCTGTATCTCGTATCTGACCATTGAGCGGCGGGAGGGGATCCCGGAGGATCTACGCCCGGCGATCGGGGACTGGCTCTTCGGATGTGACATCTGCCAGGAGGTGTGCCCCTGGAACCGACGATTCGCCCGGCCGACCCGGGAGCCGGCCTTCCAGCCCCGCGAGGGGATCGCCCGAATGCGGCTGGAAGAGGTTCTCCGGATGGATGAGACAGCGTTCCGGGCCCGATTCCGGCGCAGCGCCATCCGCCGCGCCAAATGGCGCGGGCTGGTGCGCAATGCCCTGGTGGTCGCCGGGAACCTGCGGGCACAGGCGATGAAGCCCTGGATCCAGGTCTGGCGGGAACATGAGGACCCCATGCTCCGGGAGCACGCGGAGTGGGCCATGCAAGCCATGAAGCGCTAAATCGTGAATCCATGGAAATGAGGTATTGACAGGGCCTTCCTCCCTGGGATAGAATGGCCTCGAATCGCCGGATCCGGAACGCGCGTGCCACTCAAAGAGACAGAAACCATTCATCGGCTCATCGGATCCCGTGTTCCGAATCTGAAGTCAAAACCCCTTCCAGGAGGGAAGCGATGACGCACATCATCACCAGCTTGTGTCTGCGCGATGGCGCCTGCGCCCAGGTCTGCCCGGTCGAGTGCATCGTCCCTGGCAAGCCTGAAGACCAGTGGCCCTGGTATTACATCGACCCCGATACCTGCATCGATTGCGGCGCCTGCGTTCCGGAGTGTCCCTATGAGGCGATCTTCCCCGAGGACGAGGTCCCCGAAGCCTACACCATGAAGCCCGGCCAGGTCCGTGTGATCATGCGCGCGCCGGGGGACATCGAGCGCTATGAGGCCAAAGGGGGCGAGGTGGTCAACCTCCGGGAAGACATCCCCTTCAACTATAAGTTCTATAAGGAAGGTCCCGGCTACAATGCCCGCAACATGTAGCGCCTCGACCAAAAGAGGCCTGTGAGCGGAGCAGACAGGCCCCGGCCGATCGCGGGCCGGGGCCTTGTTGCAACGAACGTTCCCGGCGAGGAAAGGTTGGGGTCATGCAGGCCATCCCAGGCGGCCGGCTCCGGTTGCCCCATGATGGGTCTTCCGCCGGGAGATCGGCGAAGGAGGATCCCCCGGGGGCAGGAGCCCCCTGCAGGAGCCGCTTCCGCGGCATGGGTCGGGGCGGAAGCCACTTCTACCCGATCTTATAAAGCCGGGCGGGGCGGGCCACCTCCGGTGCTGATGTGGGGCTCCCCTCCTCTCATCGCTCCCCATAGTTATAAAAGAAGTGCACCAGCGCCTCGATCCCCCGAGACCAGGTGGGCAGGTGCAGCTTCTCATTCGGGGCGTGGTAGTTATCATCGGGCAACCCGAAGCCGGTCAGCACCGATTCCACCCCCAGGATCTCCTTGAGCTGGGTGACGATGGGAACGGTTCCCCCCTCCCGCTTGAACAGCGGGCGTCGGCCCCACACGGCTTCCAGAGCGCGGCTCAGGGCCTGCACCGCCGGGTGGTTCCGGTCGGTCAGGGAGGCCCGCACCCCCGCCATGCGGATCACCTCCCAGCGCACCGTCCTGGGGGCATGGGTTTCCAGATAGCGCAACAGCTGTTGATAGACCTCCTCCGGGTCCTGATCCGGCACCAGCCGCATGGAGATCTTGGCCATTGCATAAGCCGGCAGCACCGTCTTCGCCCCGGGGCCGGTGAACCCGGCGAGGAGACCGTTCACCTCCAGCGTGGGCCGCGCGCCGATGCGCTCGATCGGGGTATAACCGGCCTCTCCCCACAGGGCGGGCGCCCCGGTCAGCTCCAGATAGAAGCGCTCATCCATTGGCAGCCGGGCCAGCTCCGCCCGCTCCTCGTCCGTCAGAGGGCGCACCCGATCATAGAACCCGGGGAGCGTCACCCGGCCTTCCGTGTCGTGCATGCCGGCGATGAGCTCGCAGAGGGCCTGCGCCGGGTTGTGCACCACACCGCCGTAGAGGCCGGAATGCAGATCATGGGCCGGCCCGTAAACCCGCAGCTCAAAGTAGGCCAGGCCTCGCAGCCCGTAGGTGATCGTCGGCAGATCCGGCGCGATCATCCCGGCATCCGGGTTCAGGGAGACCGTGCACTGCAGGCGTTCCCGGTTCTGCTCGATGAAGGCCGGCAGGCTGGGGGAGCCGATCTCCTCCTCCCCCTCGATCAGGAACTTCATGTGAACCGGAAGAGGGCCGGAATGGGCGACAGCCTCAAAGGCTGCGATGGAGGCCATCACCTGCCCTTTCATATCCGAAGCGCCCCGGGCGTAAAGGTTCTCGCCCCGCACCGTCGGCTCGAAGGGCCCACTCTCCCACAGATCCAGCGGATCCGGCGGCTGCACGTCGTAATGGCCGTAGACCAGCACCGTCGGGGCCTCCGGATGGCCCGCTGGAGCTTCGCCGTAAACGACGGGGTGGCCCTCCGTGGACAGAACCTCCACGCGCTCCGCCCCGGCCTTCCGCAGCCGATCGGCCACCCATTCCGCAGCCCGCCGGACATCGGCATGATGGGCCGGATCCGTAGAGACCGAAGGGATCCGAAGGAATCCCTTCAGATCCTCCAGGAACCGATCCCGGTTCCGCCGCACATACTCCAGCGCTTGAAGGCGTGGATCGGACATGGGATACGCCTCCCCATTGGGATAGCTGGGAACCGCACCGCAGGAGTTACGCGGTGAATCCCCGGGGGTTTGGGGGCCGGGGCCGCCGCTGACAGCCCCTCAGGGCCCAGAACCCCCGGGAAGAGCCGGGGCCCTTTGACCTTCACGCCGCCCGGGCTTCCTGTGGATGCGCAACGCCCCCGAACTGGGCGGCGATCTCCTCGGAGGAAGGATAACCCTCACATCCCATATAGGCCGCCAGCGTGGGGTGCACCGCGCGGATCGCCTCATAGATCCGCATGGCGATATAGCGGTAGGCGAAATGGCCGTTGG
Above is a window of Thermoflexus sp. DNA encoding:
- the queG gene encoding tRNA epoxyqueuosine(34) reductase QueG, which gives rise to MDLKARLKAYAQTLGFDLVGVARAGPTPSADRYEEWVRAGRAATMAYLTRPDAVEKRRDLRNLWPEARSVIVVAMNYYAGEHPPPEDPPSGRVARYAWGDDYHEVLAERLRALLAFLNREAGRPVQGKIYVDAGPVLERAWAVQAGLGWIGKNSMLIHPRLGSYLVLGVLLVDLDLEPDPPFLFDHCGTCTRCIDACPTGCIRPDRTLEAARCISYLTIERREGIPEDLRPAIGDWLFGCDICQEVCPWNRRFARPTREPAFQPREGIARMRLEEVLRMDETAFRARFRRSAIRRAKWRGLVRNALVVAGNLRAQAMKPWIQVWREHEDPMLREHAEWAMQAMKR
- a CDS encoding dipeptidase; translation: MSDPRLQALEYVRRNRDRFLEDLKGFLRIPSVSTDPAHHADVRRAAEWVADRLRKAGAERVEVLSTEGHPVVYGEAPAGHPEAPTVLVYGHYDVQPPDPLDLWESGPFEPTVRGENLYARGASDMKGQVMASIAAFEAVAHSGPLPVHMKFLIEGEEEIGSPSLPAFIEQNRERLQCTVSLNPDAGMIAPDLPTITYGLRGLAYFELRVYGPAHDLHSGLYGGVVHNPAQALCELIAGMHDTEGRVTLPGFYDRVRPLTDEERAELARLPMDERFYLELTGAPALWGEAGYTPIERIGARPTLEVNGLLAGFTGPGAKTVLPAYAMAKISMRLVPDQDPEEVYQQLLRYLETHAPRTVRWEVIRMAGVRASLTDRNHPAVQALSRALEAVWGRRPLFKREGGTVPIVTQLKEILGVESVLTGFGLPDDNYHAPNEKLHLPTWSRGIEALVHFFYNYGER
- the acpP gene encoding acyl carrier protein, which encodes MSTVFEQVREVIVEVLGVPPEKVTPEARFREDLEADSLDLVELIMALEERFGGEISDEDAQKITTVGEAVAYIEKHMVK
- the fni gene encoding type 2 isopentenyl-diphosphate Delta-isomerase, which gives rise to MSGIPQRKADHIRINLEEDVSFGQLTTGFERVRFIHRALPELDLREVDVSTVFFGKPLNAPLLISSMTGGTEEAARINRNLAEAAQACGIAMGLGSMRAVLEHPELLPTFQVRRYAPHILLFANLGAVQLNYGYTVDHCRRAVELVEADALILHLNPLQEALQPEGDTNFAGLLRKIEAVCRALPVPVVVKEVGWGISEEIARLLAEAGVAAIDVAGAGGTSWSQVEMHRAPDEVHRQVAAAFREWGIPTVEAIRMARRGAPHLPIIASGGIRDGVEVAKALALGASLAGMAGPFLRAAVVSVEAVVETIEILIRQLRIAMFCVGARNLEALRSVPLMEV
- a CDS encoding polyprenyl synthetase family protein yields the protein MRAAVGEPAHPSERLFYGMLAYHLGWVDAQLQPARQDGGKRVRPMLCLLACAACGGDPARALPAAAAIELLHNFSLIHDDIQDRSETRRGRPTVWALWGIAQAINAGDALFTIAHRALWRLRERGVPAERILEVAERFDAACLMLTRGQHFDLLFEGMPYVSVEAYLEMIRGKTAALLRAATGIGARLADRPAEDLEAFGEALGMAFQIQDDLLGIWGDPAVTGKPAADDLRTRKKTLPVILAMGRIPEFAERYRDPQTPLEVLLQDLERSGARAEAETMAAGFTQQAMAALERAGLRHPYGEALRDLAWSLLSRTR
- the hutU gene encoding urocanate hydratase, coding for MSSGGTAPVIRAPRGKTLMCRNWQIEAAYRMIQNNLDPDVAADPTNLIVYGGRGKAARNWESFYAILESLRNLEPDETLLVQSGKPVAIFRTHELAPRVLIANSNLVPHWATWEVFDELERKGLIMFGQMTAGAWIYIGTQGILQGTYETLAACARTHFGGSLRGKWVLTAGLGEMGGAQPLAITMNEGVGLIVEVDPRRARRRLEHGFLDEIVEDLDEALRRVEEYRKAGQARSIGLLGNAAEVFPELARRGILPDVVTDQTPAHDPLMYIPKGLSVFEAEELRAKDPQTYIRRAKESMAIHVEAMLAFHRAGAVVFDYGNNLRQQAYEMGVKEAFAYPGFVQAYIRPLFCEGKGPFRWVALSGEAEDIDRTDQAILELFPEDESLRRWITMAQKRVRFQGLPARICWLGYGERDRAGLYFNELVRRGELSAPIVIGRDHLDAGSVASPNRETEGMKDGSDAISDWPILNALLNAVAGATWVAFHHGGGVGVGYSQHAGMVVVADGTKEAEWRLERVLRTDPGLGVVRHADAGYEKAIEVARRHGIKMPMLR
- a CDS encoding ferredoxin family protein, with the protein product MTHIITSLCLRDGACAQVCPVECIVPGKPEDQWPWYYIDPDTCIDCGACVPECPYEAIFPEDEVPEAYTMKPGQVRVIMRAPGDIERYEAKGGEVVNLREDIPFNYKFYKEGPGYNARNM
- a CDS encoding glycosyltransferase family 2 protein, producing the protein MRLGEALVARGLLRPEDLDWALRIQAQTRERLGQILLSRGLVRRYDLYQTLADLWGVPFVDLLQEPPDPDLLRRFRPEEILESWILPLRETPEGLEIATAQRPDAALLEEAARRFGRPVARVRVTTEWDIRRTVLRFFKTDVLASATYGLYYRRPEESAHTVFTRPQFFTFALILMGILLGLALAPRPTLVLLNGLVNFFFLAGVLFKFVASMVGARYERETTILDEEVAAMKDEELPRYTILIPVYREASVIGPLLANMRRLDYPPEKLEILLLIEEDDRETLEAAKAARPPGNVCFILIPDQIPKTKPKACNVGLFFASGDYLVIYDAEDRPDPDQLKKAVLAFRKGGPRLVCVQAALNYFNARENFLTRMFTLEYSYWFDYMLPGLYRLGMPIPLGGTSNHFPTERLRELGGWDPFNVTEDADLGIRAAVEGFEVGVIPSTTYEEANTRVGNWIRQRSRWIKGYMQTAMVHMRHPWRLVRRIGLRRTLGFFLLVAGTPLTFLSAPWMWLMFVWWAITRTHALDPFFPPPVLYISLFNLLIGNAIGIYLNMLAGFRRGYYDLIPWALLNPIYWVLHSIAAYKALWQLFTRPFYWEKTTHGLSRWLGNAQENPGAG